The genomic segment ATTATATTTTTGACAAATTTCTTTGGTGACCATGGAGGAGAGGGTACACCCGAACCCATTCCGAACTCGGTAGTTAAGCTCTCCATCGCCGATGATACTGCATAACGTCATGTGGGAAAGTAGGCCGTCGCCAAAGATTGCTCACAAAACGCCCCTCGCCGCTCAACAGCGCGAGGGGCGTTTGTTTTTGTGCGCTGTTCTCGTTGCGGTTGTGCGCGGTACTCGTTGCGTTTGTGCGCTGCCCGCGCACTGACCAGCTGTCCTTGCCCGTAAGCCGCCACCCGGCAATGGGTAGTGTTAGAGGTGGTCCCCATTGTGTAGCCGCCAAATGGTTATGCACGGGCTGGGCCTCAAGGCGCTGGCGTGGGACTTGCGAGCGACACATGCAAAGATGCCGGGGCGGCAAGCACCGTGCAGAAGAGCAGGCCGTCGCCAAATAGTCCTCCAATGCCTCGCGCCTCTGCATTGGGCGGTTTTCGTCATCATCCTATTTGCCGAGTTTGGCCAGCAGCGTTTTACGGTTGATGCCTAGGCGGCGGGCAGCTTCGCTTTTGTTGCCGCCCACCTGCTCCAGGGTGTCCTGCACGGCCAGGCGTTCAATTTCTTCCAGCGTCATGTGGGCGAAGTCCGGCCGGGTCGCAGTGCGGGTGGGGTCTTCGGCAGCGATGAGCGTGGGCGGTAACTCTCTTTCACTGACATAGTCGCCCACCAGCAGCACTACGGCACGCTCCACAGCGTTTTCCAGTTCGCGCACATTGCCGGGCCAACTGTGCTTGAGCAGCCGGTCCATGGCCGTGGGGGTGAACCCTTTGACGGTTTTGCCGTTGCGCTGCGCAAAAAGTTTCAGAAAGTGCATGGCCAGCAGAGGGATGTCTTCCCGGCGATCGCGCAGGGGCGGCAAGGTCAGGGCCACCACATTGAGGCGGTAGTAGAGGTCCTGGCGAAAGCGCCCTTCGGCCACTTCGTGAGCCAGGTCTTTGTTGGTGGCGGCCAGAATGCGCACGTCCACCTTGAGGGGCTGGTCGCCGCCCACACGCTGGATTTCCCGCTCCTGAATGACGCGCAGCAGCTTGACCTGCATGGAAAGGGGAATTTCGCCAATCTCGTCCAGAAAAATGGTGCCCTTGTGGGCGGTCATGAAACGGCCTTCGCGGCGTTTTTCCGCACCGGTAAACGCGCCTTTTTCGTGACCGAAAAGTTCCGATTCCAGCAGCGTTTCCGTCAGAGCCGCGCAGTTGACGGCCACATAGGGACCGTTGCGGCGGGCGCTGTTGGTGTGGATAAGCCGGGCCATCACTTCCTTGCCCGTGCCCGATTCGCCGGTAATAAGCACCGTGGCCTCGGAAGGGGCGATGGCCGCAGCCAGATCCAGCACCTGGCGCATAGCCGGGCTTTGCCCGATGATCTGCCGGGCGTCGAAAGCTGAGGCCAGTTCGTGGCGCAGGCTGCGCACTTCGTCCTTGAGCGTGGCGTGGTCCAAGGCCCGCTGCAGGGCCAGCTTAAGCACGTCAAAGGCCAGAGGTTTGGTCAGGTAGTCATAGGCCCCGGCCTTGAGGGCCTCTACCGCCCCGGCCACATCCGAGTAGGCCGTCATGATCAGAATGGGAATGGCCGGATTATAGGCCTTGATGGCCCTGGTGGCCTCCACGCCATTCATGCCGCCCATGCGCACATCCATCAGGATAAGATCAAAGGGCCGTTCGCGGCAGAGGGCCACGGCGGCCTCGCCGTTGTCCAGGCCTGTGGGGGCGTAGCCCCATTCTTCCAGTAGCGCCTGGAGCATCTCGCGGTGGTTGCGGTCGTCGTCCACCACCAGCAGCTGGATGGATGTTTTGGCGTTCATGACTGTTCCTTTTCCGGCGGTTCGTGGGGCGTGGCTACCGGGGTTGCGCTCCGGTTCGCGTCTGCATCTTCCATATTCGCATCGTTGGCGTCAGTGTTCGGACGCAGAGGCAGAATGAGGGTAAATTCCGCGCCTTGGCCGGGCGTGCCGCCCACATTGGCCGCATGCAGCCGACCCCCCAGGCCTTCTACAATCTGCAGCGCAATGGAAAGCCCCAGCCCCGTGCCCGAAGGCCTGGTGGTGAAGTAGGGTGTGAAGATGGAAGACAGGGCCGCCTCGGCAATGCCCGGCCCTGTGTCTGTGACCGTGATGCGATACAACGCATTGCCCGGCAGGGGCGTAAGGCAGACTCGCAGCGTGCCGCCAGAGCTCATGGCCTGGGCTGCATTAAGAAAGAGGTTGAGCAGGGCCTGGGTCAGGCGCTCGGCGTGGATAGGCACGTTGGGGAAGTCCGGCGGCAGATCCTCTGTCACGCGTATGCTCTTGGCCTGCAGATCCGCTTCTGCCAGGCGCAAAGCGTGCCGGATCACCGCGCGTACGTCTCCGTCGCTGCGGGGCATGGCTGCAGGCCGGGCAAACTGCAGCAGTTCGGAAACGACCCGGTCCAGCCGGTCCACTTCGTCCACCATGCGCCGGGCGGCTTCTTCCTCCCGTCCTCCAGGCGTAAGTCGGCGAGCCAGATATACGGCCACGCCCTTGATGGTGCTCAGCGGGTTGCGGATTTCGTGGGCCACGCCTGCGGCCAGGTTGCCCAGGGCGGCCAACCGGTCGTGGCGTTGGGCCTCGGCCCGCAGGCGTTTGACTTCAGTGATGTCGCGCACGGCAAAGACATGTCCCAGGAAGACCCCTGTTTCGTTGCGCACGGCGGCCGC from the Desulfovibrio legallii genome contains:
- a CDS encoding sigma-54-dependent transcriptional regulator yields the protein MNAKTSIQLLVVDDDRNHREMLQALLEEWGYAPTGLDNGEAAVALCRERPFDLILMDVRMGGMNGVEATRAIKAYNPAIPILIMTAYSDVAGAVEALKAGAYDYLTKPLAFDVLKLALQRALDHATLKDEVRSLRHELASAFDARQIIGQSPAMRQVLDLAAAIAPSEATVLITGESGTGKEVMARLIHTNSARRNGPYVAVNCAALTETLLESELFGHEKGAFTGAEKRREGRFMTAHKGTIFLDEIGEIPLSMQVKLLRVIQEREIQRVGGDQPLKVDVRILAATNKDLAHEVAEGRFRQDLYYRLNVVALTLPPLRDRREDIPLLAMHFLKLFAQRNGKTVKGFTPTAMDRLLKHSWPGNVRELENAVERAVVLLVGDYVSERELPPTLIAAEDPTRTATRPDFAHMTLEEIERLAVQDTLEQVGGNKSEAARRLGINRKTLLAKLGK